One window of the Babesia microti strain RI chromosome IV, complete genome genome contains the following:
- a CDS encoding Ribosome biogenesis protein WDR12 homolog (overlaps_old_locusTagID:BBM_III06680), which produces MHICGGGGGILVYITDTGMDQGVDNNTISEVQAEFVTHISDSKYHLNDKNLYVLPTNMTSDDLNEMLCNLLSINKVKFAFYCYGMQLYSTIAELLEQIDFKCESTLTITYSLLDYSKEQIIDELNCWVSCMDYLHNLNQLIISSAEGMIWTIDNDNGQRVLGRKITDGEIASFDTKTYNKCTYLAIISSYGHIEIAEISDVKSSYNSISHFKAHLNSGTGIKFSPNFNVLATSGYDRAIRIFSINNIQDFCKPNESKKRNSTDFYNILEEKDIYWGHSDAITAINYTKNDVIKTVSFDNTYRLWDVTSSKCKNTINLSKSASCLDTNVNDLSAIGHINGLVSIYDDKGEACIFGGKLHSRIVSDVKWSSFYEHIFATSSNDGMIVVSDLRFNKSPIFTWKCDRSEEFIRACCWINDNNLATGSNKGEVTRHVINNLSI; this is translated from the exons atgCACATCTGCGGCGGTGGGGGAGGAATCCTAGTTTATATCACCGACACAGGTATGGATCAAGGTGTGgataataatacaataagCGAAGTACAAGCAGAGTTTGTCACGCATATTAGTGATTCAAAGTATCACTTGAATGACAAAAATCTATATGTGTTGCCAACAAATATGACCAGCGACGATTTAAATGAG ATGTTATGCAATCTGCTATCTATTAACAAGGTTAAATTTGCTTTCTATTGTTACGGAATGCAATTATACAGTACTATTGCTga ATTACTAGAGCAAATTGACTTCAAATGCGAATCTACTTTAACTATAACATATTCTCTATTAGATTATTCCAAAGAGCAaattattgatgaattaaattgttgGGTTTCGTGTATGGATTATCTACATAATTTGAACCAATTGATTATTTCCAGTGCCGAGGGTATGATATGGACTATTGATAATGACAACGGACAGCGTGTTTTGGGTAGAAAAATAACAGATGGGGAAATCGCATCATTTGATACAAAAACTTACAATAAATGCACATACCTAGCGATAATTTCATCCTATGGGCATATAGAAATAGCGGAAATATCCGACGTCAAAAGTAGTTATAATTCAATATCCCATTTTAAAGC GCACTTAAATTCAGGAACTGGCATCAAGTTTAGCCCAAATTTTAACGTTTTGGCAACATCTGGCTATGATAGAGCCATTCGTATATTTTCcatcaataatatacaagATTTTTGTAAGCCCAATGAGTCTAAAAAAAg GAATTCTACagatttttataatatattggaGGAGAAGGATATTTATTGGGGCCATTCAGATGCAATTACTGccattaattatacaaaaaatgatgTTATCAAGACTGTATCCTTTGACAACACTTACAGATTGTGGGATGTTACATCATCTAAGTGTAAGAATACAATCAACCTCTCGAAG tcTGCTAGTTGTCTAGATACTAATGTAAATGACTTAAGCGCAATAGGGCATATAAATGGGTTAGTATCCATATACGACGATAAAGGCGAAGCATGTATTTTTGGTGGGAAATTACACAGCAG AATTGTATCTGATGTAAAGTGGAGTAGTTTCTATGAACATATATTTGCAACAAGCAGTAACGATGGCATGATAGTTGTTAGTGACTTGAGGTTTAATAAATCGCCAATTTTT aCTTGGAAATGTGATAGATCTGAGGAGTTTATTAGGGCATGTTGCTGGATAAATGATAACAATTTGGCCACCGGATCTAACAAAGGAGAAGTTACCAGGCATgtaatcaacaatttaagtatttga